One Corynebacterium efficiens YS-314 DNA segment encodes these proteins:
- a CDS encoding fumarylacetoacetate hydrolase family protein — protein sequence MRLATIRTNGSTIAARVETETTATPIEGYANVGELLQESNWRDLAEKASGEEITFDKKDLDAVVPAPKKIVCVGLNYANHIKEMGRNLPTDPTLFVKYPDALVGPYDDVVVPEWANKALDWEGELAVVISKRARRVKEADAKDYIAGYAVMNDYTMRDFQYRAPAASPQWHQGKSFEKSAGFGPWMTTPDSFEFGGELATYLEGEKVQSTPTNDLVFSPEKLIEYITHIYPLDAGDVIVTGTPGGVGHARDPKRYIGDGETVKVEIEGLGNVENKTVFE from the coding sequence ATGCGTCTAGCAACAATTCGTACCAACGGCTCCACCATCGCCGCGCGCGTCGAGACCGAAACCACCGCAACCCCGATCGAGGGTTACGCCAACGTCGGCGAGCTGCTGCAGGAGAGCAACTGGCGCGACCTCGCCGAGAAGGCCTCCGGCGAGGAGATCACCTTCGACAAGAAGGACCTGGATGCAGTTGTTCCTGCTCCGAAGAAGATCGTGTGTGTTGGCCTGAACTACGCCAACCACATCAAGGAGATGGGTCGCAACCTGCCCACCGATCCGACCCTGTTCGTGAAGTACCCGGATGCCCTGGTTGGCCCCTACGACGATGTTGTTGTCCCCGAGTGGGCCAACAAGGCTCTCGACTGGGAGGGTGAGCTGGCGGTGGTCATCTCCAAGCGTGCACGTCGCGTCAAGGAGGCCGATGCCAAGGACTACATCGCCGGTTACGCCGTCATGAACGACTACACCATGCGTGACTTCCAGTACCGTGCGCCCGCCGCCTCCCCACAGTGGCACCAGGGCAAGTCCTTTGAGAAGTCCGCTGGTTTCGGTCCCTGGATGACCACCCCTGATTCCTTCGAGTTCGGTGGCGAGCTGGCCACCTACCTCGAGGGCGAGAAGGTTCAGTCCACCCCGACCAATGACCTGGTCTTCAGCCCCGAGAAGCTGATCGAGTACATCACCCACATCTACCCACTGGATGCAGGCGACGTCATCGTCACCGGCACCCCGGGTGGCGTCGGCCACGCCCGCGACCCGAAGCGTTACATCGGTGACGGCGAGACCGTGAAGGTTGAGATCGAGGGCCTGGGCAACGTCGAGAACAAGACGGTGTTCGAGTAA
- a CDS encoding GTPase, translated as MSADEDLEREGAGEHASGGLLPEAVAGAIQVGLVELARLDAIVVEAEARFATARDKLSSRGRFGIRREDGFSRVFEGVVADLKNGLVESRRVADTFNIVFFGRTGAGKSTLLSALGGLSGGLVSDGRSDFTTDVQPLDWQGCRLYDTPGINGWGRTRSRAELEEAARKAVEVADVVLLCFDSQSQQASEFRKVADWVRDYRKPVLAVLNVRNALWRHPARVASIAQRKGLSRTAQQHADNIASELEAINLTGVPIVAIQSKRALFARATTPFAGPAARELEAERSSYGQEYLNRWSNLPMLEQLIASCIAEGAADLRLAGLREGLQAGLLQWADEIDRTVAEQQDRGIAVERVVADWLTVLGYPDESWRGTLPKASDGGDLLAYLEEARGEPFGASVSGRLEGHVRHLLESHLYPLRVMALRTAEELVIDAFDNNERVADSEFARRVYDDPSIAKTIAEVASQAGDFVTDALKLSGLNAQIDIAEIDRAAAEVGGNTGTIRRRLATALRASGVLVGSANVVLAAIALTNFWNPAGWVAAVNLLSLGVGSAALNFFAKRTRISAEEKRIGARATAVANARSAVHEYFDKCETEQLHKILSDARSLATPELKKLLKESIHTRRGCRILTEEANWLRDQADRQPPTASPGEVIRRATQQVRLLSGPITEPSMSALLLGEDWIVDESEDCAPIVKPAASLEILLRTASQKRSAFTKYLTESVGDAIPAEVAEWIDTVLSSQHLDHGGRANIEAARALMTERPEVVVMGDYSAGKTSLIKRLLAEAGAPIPPDLHVAAGPATGASRSYTFGPIELVDVPGFQSGRTEHDARAIRATQNAAMVIVVLHVNLLIGDTAGIDSLLHGNEQIVGKARRIIFVIGRIDEAGADPHISARDFVVRRQRKIEELITILRSKGIHVDPAQVLAIAADPNGLVGDRTPVSREDYPSDARDWDGVATLSEPLLSLEGEGLTRLGAAAALDRARSSLASETHRLASEIEDLAAAMAMGARMERLVETSLAELRLIQLSIEGRTRQVIEDHANEVLVEALGARFTEMEAMSQRLATWWEDPRLDSALEVLSEEIGRDLDEWSRRHASEYDRELKRFEHESITPLKNDTNILAGGVHATAIGVKYVGNVVQALGNRDAVYAIVKAFGGKFKPWGAVKLGAKVAKAGAVLGVVAVSFDVVDWAMDARKESRREENRKTAAEHILSTTDTVVREILDDEDGPMAYTQEQGIAFTNYLHELAEQRERQRQAKISAEHRQDSIMELQVAGERLAETSSERVSR; from the coding sequence ATGAGTGCGGACGAAGATCTAGAGCGCGAGGGTGCCGGTGAGCACGCGTCAGGGGGTCTCCTTCCAGAAGCAGTCGCTGGGGCGATTCAGGTCGGCCTTGTTGAGTTGGCAAGGCTCGACGCGATCGTGGTCGAAGCGGAAGCACGCTTCGCAACTGCGCGCGATAAGTTGAGTTCTCGTGGGCGATTCGGGATTCGACGTGAGGACGGCTTCTCCAGAGTATTTGAAGGGGTAGTCGCTGATCTTAAGAATGGACTTGTCGAGAGCCGCCGCGTAGCAGACACGTTCAATATCGTCTTTTTCGGGAGAACAGGTGCAGGAAAGAGCACGCTGCTCTCCGCACTGGGTGGACTCAGTGGAGGACTGGTTTCAGATGGCCGCAGTGACTTCACGACCGACGTCCAGCCCCTGGATTGGCAAGGATGCCGCCTCTACGACACGCCCGGTATCAACGGATGGGGCCGCACACGCTCCCGCGCCGAGCTAGAGGAGGCAGCGCGGAAGGCCGTCGAGGTTGCTGACGTTGTCCTACTCTGTTTCGATAGTCAGAGCCAGCAGGCCTCTGAGTTTCGTAAGGTCGCAGATTGGGTCCGCGACTACCGGAAACCTGTGCTCGCTGTCCTAAACGTACGCAATGCCCTGTGGCGTCATCCAGCGAGGGTGGCGTCAATAGCCCAGCGGAAGGGGCTCTCCCGCACAGCCCAGCAGCACGCCGACAACATTGCCAGCGAACTTGAAGCGATCAACCTCACAGGTGTGCCTATCGTTGCTATCCAGTCAAAGCGGGCGCTGTTCGCCCGAGCTACGACGCCTTTCGCTGGCCCTGCCGCCAGAGAACTCGAGGCGGAGCGTTCCAGCTACGGGCAGGAGTATCTCAACCGCTGGTCCAATCTGCCGATGTTGGAGCAGTTGATTGCTTCGTGTATTGCAGAAGGCGCGGCTGACCTACGTCTCGCTGGACTCCGCGAAGGACTTCAAGCGGGTCTTCTGCAATGGGCGGACGAGATTGATAGGACAGTAGCCGAGCAACAGGATCGCGGCATTGCGGTCGAGAGAGTCGTTGCCGACTGGCTGACCGTCCTTGGTTACCCCGACGAGTCCTGGCGCGGCACTCTCCCGAAGGCGAGCGATGGAGGGGACCTTCTTGCCTACTTGGAAGAGGCCAGGGGTGAGCCATTCGGCGCGTCTGTTTCCGGCAGGCTTGAAGGCCATGTGCGTCATCTGTTGGAATCGCACTTATACCCGCTCCGCGTTATGGCACTTCGTACCGCTGAAGAGCTAGTCATTGATGCTTTTGACAACAACGAGAGGGTCGCGGACTCTGAGTTTGCGCGGCGCGTGTACGACGATCCGTCGATTGCGAAGACCATTGCCGAAGTCGCAAGTCAAGCAGGCGACTTCGTCACGGACGCACTGAAGCTGTCTGGGCTTAATGCTCAGATCGACATCGCCGAGATCGACCGGGCTGCGGCAGAAGTGGGCGGAAACACAGGGACCATACGACGTCGCTTGGCGACCGCGCTGAGGGCGAGTGGGGTCCTGGTGGGGTCAGCGAATGTAGTCTTGGCCGCCATTGCGCTCACGAACTTCTGGAACCCAGCTGGCTGGGTTGCAGCAGTGAACCTGTTGAGTTTAGGTGTCGGCAGCGCGGCTCTGAACTTTTTCGCTAAACGCACAAGAATCAGTGCCGAGGAGAAGCGTATCGGGGCGCGCGCAACGGCAGTGGCCAACGCACGTTCAGCAGTTCATGAATACTTCGACAAGTGCGAGACGGAACAACTCCATAAAATCCTCAGCGACGCCAGATCACTCGCCACCCCAGAACTGAAAAAACTGCTGAAAGAATCAATCCATACGCGGCGCGGGTGCAGGATCCTCACCGAGGAAGCCAACTGGCTTCGTGACCAAGCTGACCGGCAGCCTCCGACGGCGTCCCCAGGAGAGGTCATCCGGCGAGCCACTCAGCAGGTGCGCCTGCTAAGTGGCCCCATAACGGAGCCCAGCATGTCCGCATTGCTACTTGGCGAAGACTGGATCGTCGACGAGTCCGAGGACTGTGCACCTATCGTAAAACCAGCAGCAAGTCTAGAGATCCTGCTCCGAACTGCCAGCCAGAAGCGGAGTGCCTTCACGAAGTACCTGACAGAGTCAGTAGGGGACGCTATTCCAGCGGAGGTGGCGGAGTGGATCGACACAGTTCTCTCTTCTCAACATCTCGACCATGGGGGGCGAGCTAACATAGAAGCAGCGCGGGCGCTCATGACCGAGCGCCCTGAGGTCGTCGTGATGGGCGACTACAGTGCTGGCAAGACGAGCCTCATCAAGCGGTTGCTCGCTGAAGCCGGTGCACCAATTCCCCCCGACTTACACGTTGCAGCGGGGCCGGCAACTGGGGCCAGCCGCTCGTACACTTTCGGTCCCATCGAACTTGTCGACGTGCCAGGCTTCCAAAGCGGCCGCACCGAGCACGATGCTCGAGCGATTCGAGCAACACAGAACGCGGCGATGGTCATAGTGGTTCTACACGTCAACCTACTTATCGGTGACACCGCCGGGATCGATAGTCTTCTTCACGGAAACGAGCAGATCGTCGGCAAGGCACGCCGCATCATCTTCGTGATCGGGCGTATCGACGAAGCGGGAGCAGATCCGCACATCTCAGCACGAGACTTCGTCGTGCGTCGGCAGCGGAAAATCGAGGAACTCATCACGATCTTGCGGTCCAAGGGTATCCACGTCGATCCTGCCCAAGTCCTAGCGATTGCAGCAGACCCGAACGGTCTTGTAGGCGATCGCACGCCAGTATCTCGTGAGGACTACCCAAGTGATGCGCGGGACTGGGACGGAGTAGCAACGCTCTCCGAACCTCTCCTCTCGCTTGAGGGCGAGGGACTAACACGGCTCGGTGCGGCGGCCGCACTGGATCGAGCTCGCTCAAGCCTTGCATCTGAGACTCACCGACTGGCTTCGGAGATCGAAGATCTCGCGGCAGCCATGGCTATGGGCGCGCGGATGGAAAGACTTGTCGAGACATCGCTCGCAGAACTGCGGCTCATCCAGCTATCAATCGAAGGACGCACTAGGCAGGTGATCGAGGATCACGCCAACGAGGTCTTGGTCGAAGCCCTCGGCGCTCGCTTCACTGAAATGGAAGCGATGTCGCAGCGTTTGGCGACTTGGTGGGAAGACCCTCGCCTGGATAGCGCGTTGGAGGTTCTGTCCGAGGAGATCGGACGAGACCTAGACGAATGGTCGCGTAGACACGCATCGGAGTACGACCGGGAGCTCAAGCGGTTTGAGCACGAGTCCATCACGCCCCTCAAGAATGACACCAACATACTAGCCGGTGGCGTCCATGCCACTGCAATTGGAGTCAAATACGTCGGTAATGTCGTGCAGGCGTTGGGAAATCGCGACGCAGTATACGCGATCGTCAAAGCGTTTGGAGGGAAGTTCAAGCCCTGGGGTGCCGTGAAACTGGGCGCCAAGGTCGCGAAGGCCGGAGCTGTCCTCGGAGTGGTTGCCGTTAGCTTCGACGTAGTGGATTGGGCCATGGACGCGCGGAAGGAATCGAGGCGAGAAGAGAACCGCAAGACAGCAGCGGAGCACATTCTCTCGACAACTGATACCGTCGTCCGGGAAATTCTCGACGACGAGGACGGGCCAATGGCATACACGCAGGAGCAAGGGATCGCCTTCACCAACTATCTGCATGAGCTCGCTGAACAGCGTGAGCGCCAAAGGCAGGCGAAGATCAGCGCCGAGCATCGCCAAGATAGCATTATGGAGTTACAAGTGGCTGGCGAGAGGTTGGCCGAAACCTCAAGTGAAAGAGTGTCACGATGA
- a CDS encoding maleylpyruvate isomerase family mycothiol-dependent enzyme → MSTFHDLPLSERLTLARLGTSHYSRQLSLIDNADFDEDTNLAGWTRSHIIAHVAYNAIALCNLMHWANTGEKTPMYSSPQARNEEIAYGATLIPDALRNLHEHSVARLDVDWRESSEEAWDHEVLTAQGRTVPASETLWMRSREVWIHAVDLGAVAGFGDIPEIILTTLAAEITAKWAGQGVGEGLVLVDAATGDRYAAAPAADGGAEVEVTGSLAGIVRYAAGRGAEGVTSSTGEVPEPPRWL, encoded by the coding sequence ATGAGCACTTTCCACGATCTCCCGCTTTCCGAGCGGCTGACCTTGGCAAGGCTGGGTACGTCCCACTACTCACGTCAGCTGTCCCTGATCGATAACGCTGACTTCGATGAGGACACCAACCTCGCCGGTTGGACCCGTTCCCACATCATCGCCCACGTCGCCTACAACGCGATCGCGCTGTGCAACCTCATGCACTGGGCGAACACCGGGGAGAAGACCCCGATGTACTCCTCCCCTCAGGCCCGCAACGAGGAGATCGCCTACGGCGCCACACTGATCCCGGACGCCCTGCGCAACCTCCACGAGCACTCCGTTGCCCGCCTGGATGTTGACTGGCGCGAGTCCTCCGAGGAGGCCTGGGATCACGAGGTGCTCACCGCGCAGGGACGCACCGTCCCGGCCAGTGAAACCCTGTGGATGCGTTCCCGCGAGGTGTGGATCCACGCCGTGGACCTCGGTGCCGTCGCCGGTTTCGGCGACATCCCCGAGATCATCCTCACCACGCTGGCCGCCGAGATCACCGCGAAGTGGGCCGGCCAGGGCGTTGGCGAGGGCCTGGTGCTTGTCGACGCAGCCACCGGTGACCGTTATGCGGCCGCCCCGGCTGCCGACGGTGGTGCGGAGGTTGAGGTGACCGGCAGCCTCGCCGGCATCGTCCGCTACGCCGCCGGCCGCGGCGCCGAGGGCGTCACCTCCTCCACCGGTGAGGTTCCGGAGCCACCACGCTGGCTCTAG
- a CDS encoding cupin domain-containing protein, whose translation MGAPKNTDYSTEHVKMEVPPPTPEEQAELDAMYKRMDEIHLKPLWNQIGGLMPNHPEPRAVAHKWDWAELLKMAQRSGELVPVGRGGERRAIGLANPGLDGNTYISPTLWAAIQYLAPGENAPEHRHSQNAFRFVIEGEGVWTVVNGDPVPMRRGDFLLTPGWNYHGHHNIATEPMAWLDGLDIPFAYQMDTGFFEYGTEKLTDESTPELSRSERLWAHPGLRPVAFPGKTSSSTIGRYAWEHTDAALNDQLALEEEGHPGTVAPGHAAIRYTNPTTGGDVMTTIRAEFHRLRPGAATTPIHEVGNRCFQVFEGSATINVGEKTFEAKHGDIVNVPSWQKWNIEAGAEGVDLFCFSDAPIFEALNLARTFTPEGI comes from the coding sequence ATGGGCGCCCCAAAGAACACCGATTACTCGACTGAGCACGTCAAGATGGAGGTCCCGCCACCCACCCCTGAGGAGCAGGCCGAGCTCGATGCCATGTACAAGCGCATGGACGAGATCCACCTGAAGCCACTGTGGAACCAGATCGGCGGCCTCATGCCGAACCACCCCGAGCCACGCGCAGTTGCCCACAAGTGGGACTGGGCTGAGCTGCTCAAGATGGCACAGCGCTCCGGTGAGCTCGTTCCCGTCGGACGTGGCGGCGAGCGTCGCGCCATCGGCCTGGCCAACCCGGGCCTGGACGGCAACACCTACATCTCCCCCACCCTGTGGGCTGCGATCCAGTACCTCGCACCGGGCGAGAACGCCCCGGAGCACCGCCACTCCCAGAACGCCTTCCGCTTCGTTATCGAGGGTGAGGGCGTCTGGACCGTGGTCAACGGTGACCCGGTTCCGATGCGTCGCGGTGACTTCCTCCTGACCCCGGGTTGGAACTACCACGGCCACCACAACATCGCGACCGAGCCGATGGCCTGGCTCGACGGCCTGGACATCCCGTTCGCGTACCAGATGGACACCGGATTCTTCGAGTACGGCACCGAGAAGCTCACCGATGAGTCCACTCCTGAGCTGTCCCGCTCCGAGCGTCTGTGGGCCCACCCGGGTCTGCGTCCAGTTGCCTTCCCGGGCAAGACCTCCTCCTCCACCATCGGCCGCTACGCATGGGAGCACACCGACGCTGCCCTCAACGATCAGCTGGCACTGGAGGAGGAAGGCCACCCGGGCACCGTGGCACCGGGCCACGCTGCCATCCGCTACACCAACCCCACCACCGGCGGGGACGTCATGACCACCATCCGTGCAGAGTTCCACCGTCTGCGCCCGGGTGCTGCGACCACCCCGATCCACGAGGTCGGAAACCGCTGCTTCCAGGTCTTCGAGGGTTCCGCCACCATCAACGTGGGTGAGAAGACCTTCGAGGCCAAGCATGGCGATATTGTGAATGTGCCATCCTGGCAGAAGTGGAACATCGAGGCTGGCGCCGAGGGCGTCGACCTGTTCTGCTTCTCCGATGCACCCATCTTCGAGGCCCTGAACCTTGCACGTACCTTTACCCCGGAAGGAATCTAG
- a CDS encoding IclR family transcriptional regulator, translating to MRNISPTHGPPPKSFLSSVDTALQLILLLRDSGALTISAAAEELNVGLSTVHRSMAMLVYRGFAVRSESRTYLPGPALATSALQPGLGSDLTRLCQHHMEAMARETGETSHLIILQGVNCHFIHSVEGTNPVRVGSRRGQVMPATQNSGGLVMLAELSQHELRSLYSNLGDEEFENLRKRLRRTRDRGHGTNFGFFEQDVSAVAECLLNDVGDVLGALSLAVPSSRFREAYPRCVEAMNRHMKDLNRTLASYRIP from the coding sequence ATGAGAAACATTTCCCCCACCCACGGCCCACCCCCGAAGTCATTTCTGAGCTCAGTGGACACCGCTCTGCAGCTGATTCTGCTGCTGCGCGATTCCGGTGCACTCACCATATCCGCGGCCGCGGAGGAGCTGAACGTGGGCCTGTCCACCGTGCACAGATCCATGGCCATGCTCGTCTACCGCGGGTTTGCGGTGCGCAGTGAATCCCGCACCTATCTGCCCGGTCCCGCCCTGGCCACCTCTGCACTCCAGCCAGGGCTCGGATCCGACCTGACCCGCCTGTGCCAACATCACATGGAGGCCATGGCGCGGGAGACCGGCGAGACCAGTCATCTCATCATCCTCCAGGGCGTGAACTGCCACTTCATCCACAGTGTGGAGGGCACCAATCCGGTGCGTGTGGGCAGTCGTCGCGGGCAGGTCATGCCCGCAACGCAGAACTCCGGAGGCCTGGTGATGTTGGCGGAGTTGTCCCAGCATGAGCTCAGATCCCTGTATTCAAATCTGGGGGATGAGGAGTTCGAGAACCTGCGAAAGCGGCTGCGGCGCACCCGTGACCGGGGGCATGGAACGAACTTCGGCTTCTTTGAGCAGGATGTAAGTGCCGTGGCGGAATGCCTGCTCAATGACGTGGGTGACGTTCTGGGTGCATTGTCGTTGGCGGTACCCTCCAGTCGCTTCCGTGAGGCGTACCCCCGTTGTGTGGAGGCGATGAACCGTCACATGAAGGATCTGAACCGCACTCTGGCCTCATATCGAATCCCCTAA
- a CDS encoding GTPase domain-containing protein codes for MTSASAVEYQAWIREVSGESDFSRLASEWGDFAAEKQSVLTLFGAFDTGKSSILRRLLVDAGQPLPEWLTISARHETFAENAVRVNGCLIRDTPGLSPEGLDARSLSNSDIARSALGRTDVLLVTLNPQLSTGEHTELVNVLSHGWPKSDVWFLISRADEGGVDPTLDPEEFEAWSARKREELKQSLKLVDSARIFVLVPDFAGLGAYESNPTPSLWDPYRDWDGMAELTAALDDLAAQDLSPYRHSAELRFWRKAVISRIGDVQTSLDDLRVACEVADVSRQRRDSFLNQIDSLTSAAEASLAGVVEDAIQRAASRPEVDADSIRSAVDPVLDEWWQRQQAGLARIRQEAIQGLEQQREGQGWARFESVYLKFTQPESLDPEGKSSVVPKIEALSNKVASALHGVDRVLKSDQAVKSPKKSADLLDATKKQSLSKLALAAGIAEAALPVVLELAAMVEEKVQAERDRALQRDHREKVRAAVSNVVTDVACEAMRSLETEIDGLRHEVIAQTVDEAEVVRLNEASSEARSLLERGKKLISQ; via the coding sequence ATGACGTCGGCATCAGCGGTGGAGTACCAGGCTTGGATTCGCGAAGTCTCCGGGGAGTCGGATTTCTCTCGACTCGCGAGCGAGTGGGGTGACTTTGCTGCGGAGAAGCAATCAGTCCTGACCCTGTTCGGAGCCTTTGATACCGGCAAGAGCTCAATCCTGCGGCGTCTACTCGTGGATGCTGGTCAGCCTCTTCCCGAGTGGTTGACCATCAGCGCTCGCCACGAGACCTTCGCTGAGAACGCAGTCAGGGTCAACGGGTGCCTCATTCGCGACACACCGGGTCTCTCACCGGAAGGATTGGATGCGCGATCGCTGAGTAACTCTGACATCGCACGTTCCGCGCTCGGCCGGACTGACGTTCTCCTCGTGACGTTGAATCCGCAGCTCTCGACGGGTGAGCACACCGAGCTTGTGAACGTGCTCTCACACGGCTGGCCGAAGAGCGACGTGTGGTTCCTCATCTCCCGCGCAGACGAGGGCGGCGTTGATCCCACGCTAGACCCAGAGGAGTTCGAGGCGTGGTCCGCACGGAAGCGTGAGGAGTTGAAGCAGTCGCTGAAGCTCGTCGATTCAGCTCGCATTTTTGTCCTGGTCCCAGACTTCGCAGGGCTTGGGGCTTACGAGTCAAACCCTACGCCAAGTCTATGGGATCCCTACCGAGACTGGGACGGAATGGCTGAACTGACTGCTGCGCTGGATGATCTCGCCGCCCAGGATCTGTCCCCCTACCGACACTCTGCCGAGCTGCGGTTCTGGAGGAAAGCTGTAATCAGTCGTATCGGTGACGTCCAGACCTCACTCGATGACCTACGCGTAGCCTGTGAAGTCGCAGATGTATCCCGTCAACGCCGGGATAGTTTCCTCAACCAAATCGACAGTTTGACCTCGGCAGCAGAGGCCTCGCTCGCGGGTGTAGTTGAGGACGCTATTCAACGCGCTGCGAGCAGGCCAGAGGTTGACGCAGACTCGATTCGGAGTGCCGTCGACCCGGTGCTTGACGAGTGGTGGCAGAGACAACAGGCTGGCTTAGCTCGCATCCGACAGGAAGCGATTCAGGGCCTGGAGCAACAGCGTGAAGGACAGGGATGGGCTCGCTTCGAGTCTGTGTATCTTAAATTCACACAGCCCGAAAGTCTGGACCCAGAGGGGAAGTCCAGTGTTGTTCCGAAGATCGAGGCGCTCAGCAATAAGGTTGCCAGTGCGCTTCACGGGGTTGACCGCGTGCTGAAGTCCGACCAGGCGGTCAAGAGCCCGAAGAAGTCCGCAGACCTCCTTGACGCGACGAAGAAGCAGTCGCTGTCGAAGCTCGCCTTGGCTGCTGGCATCGCTGAAGCCGCCCTCCCCGTCGTATTGGAACTCGCCGCAATGGTCGAGGAGAAGGTGCAAGCCGAACGTGATCGTGCTCTCCAGCGCGATCACCGGGAGAAAGTGCGCGCAGCCGTGTCGAACGTGGTCACTGACGTGGCTTGTGAAGCGATGCGGTCACTGGAGACCGAGATCGACGGCCTGCGTCATGAGGTCATCGCTCAGACGGTTGACGAAGCGGAGGTAGTGCGCCTCAACGAGGCTTCGAGCGAAGCTAGGAGTCTGCTAGAACGAGGCAAGAAGCTCATCTCGCAGTAG
- a CDS encoding MFS transporter: MTSHATENGGAPRGGSGPATAGVETLESKQHSFTILGIGGRRLAAVLLGWFFVVFDGYDLIVYGTVQSALANEWGLGSAQLGTIGSMAFFGMAIGAVFIGRLSDRLGRKAAVIGSVVILSLFTFLCTFAPNPWVFGAFRFVAGLGLGGLVPSVNAMVSDLVPRRTMSAWATVMMSGVPLGGSIAAVLAGPIVTSSEEWGWRIMFLLALIPLVVGLPLALKVIPSDDAIRADHIAREGAEESASFKDLLNSRFRWVSIWFAVATFFTLLAWYGLGTWLPRLMEQAGYNFGAALMFTLALNLGAIIGSVVTAWAGDRFGPIRSGAIAAGIAGIALFTLLLYPPVWAVYIILILAGVGTHGTQILIIAAVANFYPSNLRGTALGWSLGLGRIGAVAAPQLAGLLLAWNLGVDSNFIMFAAAAVFSALSLAILLRLQKKFSVRHQVVVQG; this comes from the coding sequence ATGACATCACACGCAACAGAGAACGGGGGCGCCCCCAGAGGCGGTTCCGGCCCGGCCACCGCCGGGGTAGAGACTCTCGAATCCAAGCAGCACTCCTTCACCATTCTCGGCATCGGTGGACGACGTCTCGCAGCGGTGCTCCTCGGTTGGTTCTTCGTCGTCTTCGACGGGTATGACCTGATCGTCTATGGCACCGTCCAGTCGGCGCTCGCCAACGAGTGGGGCCTCGGTTCCGCCCAGCTCGGCACCATCGGCTCCATGGCATTCTTCGGCATGGCTATCGGCGCGGTGTTCATCGGACGCCTCTCCGACCGCCTCGGCCGCAAGGCAGCCGTCATCGGCTCCGTGGTGATCCTCTCCCTGTTCACCTTCCTGTGCACCTTCGCACCCAACCCCTGGGTGTTCGGCGCCTTCCGCTTCGTCGCGGGACTGGGTCTGGGTGGACTGGTCCCATCCGTCAACGCGATGGTCTCCGACCTGGTGCCCCGCCGGACCATGTCCGCCTGGGCCACCGTCATGATGTCGGGTGTGCCCCTGGGTGGCTCCATCGCCGCCGTCCTGGCCGGCCCGATCGTCACCTCCTCCGAGGAGTGGGGCTGGCGCATCATGTTCCTGCTGGCACTAATCCCGCTGGTTGTCGGCCTCCCGCTGGCACTGAAGGTGATTCCCTCCGATGATGCGATCCGCGCAGACCACATCGCCCGCGAGGGTGCGGAGGAATCCGCAAGCTTCAAGGACCTGCTGAACTCCCGGTTCCGCTGGGTGTCCATCTGGTTCGCCGTGGCCACCTTCTTCACCCTGCTGGCCTGGTACGGTCTGGGCACCTGGCTGCCACGCCTCATGGAACAGGCCGGTTACAACTTCGGCGCCGCCCTGATGTTCACCCTGGCACTCAACCTCGGTGCAATCATCGGTTCCGTCGTCACGGCCTGGGCCGGTGACCGCTTCGGACCGATCCGCTCCGGTGCGATCGCCGCCGGCATCGCGGGTATCGCCCTGTTCACCCTGCTGCTCTACCCACCGGTCTGGGCGGTCTACATCATCCTGATCCTGGCGGGCGTGGGCACCCACGGCACCCAGATCCTCATCATCGCCGCTGTGGCCAACTTCTACCCGAGCAACCTGCGTGGCACCGCTCTGGGCTGGTCGCTCGGCCTCGGCCGCATCGGTGCGGTCGCCGCCCCGCAGCTCGCGGGTCTGCTGCTGGCCTGGAACCTCGGCGTGGACTCCAACTTCATCATGTTCGCCGCCGCGGCCGTGTTCTCGGCGCTCTCGCTGGCCATTCTGCTTCGCCTGCAGAAGAAGTTCAGCGTGCGCCACCAGGTCGTCGTTCAGGGCTAA